A DNA window from Vicia villosa cultivar HV-30 ecotype Madison, WI unplaced genomic scaffold, Vvil1.0 ctg.000759F_1_1, whole genome shotgun sequence contains the following coding sequences:
- the LOC131631053 gene encoding uncharacterized protein LOC131631053 → MAGKQASGEVLPVNLAGMSKNQLYDIMSQMKNLIEQNQKQARQILIQNPMLTKSLFQAQIMLGMVQSPQAVPKAQPVVPQNSQQTVQPTQQPSVQPAPLLPGKGGTQDQAGVSHTHIPPRKHQNQPSVPVSYSTVPATSHQSQPMAAHSMQMPQHPKGHLTPQVAPATVPQSSQLPKIPPPSVHSSSQPHHPTQMPTASSQQPLQTPGFPHMPMQPPLPPQLRPPSVQTFHPQYPPQMGANLGFQHAGGASHNHPQPMYHPGAKPPSNVGSAFPLGQAPLQNPQSSQSPYQVGNMPFGSDFGSQAGNAMQIDRGSSWMPGPSENLSQHSGPPGPPSMVSGQMGAANQSLRPPALTPDMEKALLQQVMSLTPEQINLLPPEQRNQVLQLQLMLRK, encoded by the exons ATGGCCGGAAAACAGGCGAGCGGCGAGGTTTTACCGGTGAACCTCGCCGGAATGTCAAAGAATCAGCTTTACGATATCATGTCTCAGATGAAG AATCTGATCGAGCAGAACCAGAAACAAGCTAGGCAGATCCTCATTCAAAACCCTATGTTGACAAAATCACTTTTTCAG GCACAAATCATGCTTGGAATGGTGCAGTCGCCACAAGCG GTTCCGAAAGCTCAGCCAGTGGTTCCGCAGAACAGTCAGCAGACAGTACAGCCAACACAACAGCCAAGCGTTCAGCCTGCCCCATTATTGCCTGGAAAGGGTGGCACACAGGATCAAGCAGGCGTATCTCACACTCATATTCCTCCGAGGAAACACCAAAACCAGCCTTCAGTGCCAGTTTCTTATTCTACTGTTCCTGCAACGAGTCATCAGTCTCAGCCCATGGCTGCACATTCTATGCAGATGCCACAACATCCCAAAGGACATCTGACTCCGCAAGTGGCTCCGGCAACTGTTCCACAATCATCACAACTTCCAAAGATACCTCCACCCTCTGTTCATTCATCTTCACAGCCACATCATCCAACACAAATGCCAACTGCCTCTAGTCAGCAACCATTGCAGACACCTGGATTTCCACATATGCCTATGCAACCACCACTGCCACCACAGCTCAGACCACCTTCAGTGCAAACCTTCCATCCCCAATATCCCCCACAAATGGGTGCAAACTTAGGCTTTCAACATGCTGGTGGTGCTTCTCACAATCATCCGCAACCCATGTATCAT CCTGGTGCAAAACCTCCTTCTAATGTTGGATCTGCGTTCCCACTGGGGCAGGCACCACTACAAAATCCGCAATCATCTCAGTCACCTTATCAG GTTGGAAATATGCCTTTCGGGTCTGATTTTGGCAGTCAAGctggaaatgcaatgcaaattgATAGAGGGTCTTCTTGGATGCCTGGTCCTTCAGAAAATCTATCACAGCATTCTGGTCCTCCGGGACCACCATCTATGGTTTCTGGTCAGATGGGTGCTGCTAATCAGTCTCTTCGGCCTCCTGCG TTGACCCCAGATATGGAGAAGGCATTGCTTCAGCAGGTCATGAGTCTCACACCGGAGCAGATAAATCTTCTGCCTCCGGAACAAAGAAATCAAGTGTTGCAACTGCAGCTGATGTTGCGTAAATAA
- the LOC131631056 gene encoding uncharacterized protein LOC131631056 codes for MKLSSTLNLNPNSFQSKFKFTLSILNSFSFSSLSNHGTTQFNRNFNNNAIDRILLRFRTLSELSNHHHDEPTRTLPPHQFLHRQWLRSDDAIFPSENNEEKVFKKKKKKNEVMARCLAEEELNRLRTIGMNLKEKISIPKSGLTRPVLHKIHHQWNNSELVKLKFHEFLSQNMKLAHDIVQVYAAGFVTDWF; via the exons ATGAAGCTATCATCAACACTGAATTTGAACCCTAACAGTTTTCAATCCAAATTCAAATTCACACTTTCCATTCTCaactctttttctttctcttctctctccaACCACGGTACCACCCAATTCAAtcgcaatttcaacaacaacgcCATCGACAGAATCCTTCTCCGCTTTCGCACTTTATCCGAACTTTCCAATCATCATCACGATGAACCTACCCGAACCCTACCGCCACATCAATTTTTGCACCGACAATGGCTTCGCTCCGATGACGCGATTTTTCCATCGGAGAACAACGAAGAGAAAGtattcaagaagaaaaagaagaagaacgaAGTAATGGCACGGTGTTTGGCGGAAGAAGAACTGAATCGATTGCGAACAATCGGAATGAATCTCAAGGAGAAAATCAGTATCCCTAAATCGGGTCTCACGCGTCCTGTCCTACACAAAATTCATCATCAGTGGAACAATAGCGAGTTGGTGAAGctcaagtttcatgagtttctttCCCAGAATATGAAACTTGCTCATGACATCGTTCAG GTATATGCTGCAGGCTTTGTTACTGATTGGTTCTGA
- the LOC131631055 gene encoding CRM-domain containing factor CFM3, chloroplastic/mitochondrial-like, whose product MKLSSTLNLNPLTFQSKFKFTLSILNSFSFSSLSNHDTTQCNRNFNNNAIDRILLRIRTLSELSNHHHDEPTRTLPPHQFLQRQWLRSDDAIFPSENNEERVLKKKKKKNEVMAQCLAEEELNRLRTIGMHLKEKISIPKSGLTRPVLHKIHHQWNNNELVKLKFHEFLSQNMNLAHNIVQRRTGGIVIWRSGSVMWVYRGDNYQGPTTNTKHNSKSESVVWNQQQHDNMTPEEMEFNRMLDGLGPRFVDWWGTGILPVDADLLSPIVPGYTTPLRLLPTKMHPRLTNDEHAKMLKLAKALPCHFALGRNRNLQGLACAILKLWEKSLVAKIAVKLGVQNTNNELMALELKKLTGGTLLLRNKYYIVIYRGKDFVPANVAAILSERQQLMKQVQDVQKKVRCRAIDVTGENEINTQAGLSYEFNEAQAFRGGEVSPVECEKMMKEAAEASNVRLMKKMERKLVVIHEEADVKIDASLVPASPDNRREKITDEERVMFRVVGLKMKVYLQLGTRVVFDGVIENMHLHWRHRELVKLITREKNLAFVEEIAGLLEYKSGGILAAIDRLPKGFSLIYYRGKSYRRPITLRPRNPLMKAKALQCSTSMQRHESEDEGLSSR is encoded by the exons ATGAAGCTATCATCAACACTGAATTTGAACCCTCTCACTTTTCAATCCAAATTCAAATTCACACTTTCCATTCTCaactctttttctttctcttctctctccaACCACGATACCACCCAATGCAAtcgcaatttcaacaacaacgcCATCGACAGAATCCTTCTCCGCATTCGCACTTTATCCGAACTTTCCAATCATCATCACGATGAACCTACCCGAACCCTACCGCCACATCAATTTTTGCAGCGACAATGGCTTCGCTCCGATGACGCGATTTTTCCATCGGAGAACAACGAAGAAAGGgtattgaagaagaaaaagaagaagaacgaAGTGATGGCACAGTGTTTGGCGGAAGAAGAACTGAATCGATTGCGAACAATCGGAATGCATCTGAAGGAGAAAATTAGTATCCCTAAATCTGGTCTCACGCGTCCCGTCCTACACAAAATTCATCATCAGTGGAACAATAATGAGTTGGTGAAGctcaagtttcatgagtttctttCTCAGAATATGAACCTTGCTCATAACATCGTTCAG CGTCGAACCGGAGGAATAGTTATATGGAGGTCAGGAAGTGTTATGTGGGTGTATCGCGGAGACAACTATCAAGGGCCAACAACCAATACCAAACATAATTCAAAGAGTGAATCGGTTGTGTGGAATCAACAACAGCATGATAACATGACGCCCGAGGAGATGGAGTTTAACCGGATGCTTGATGGTTTGGGTCCTCGTTTTGTTGATTGGTGGGGTACAGGAATACTTCCTGTTGATGCCGATTTGCTTTCCCCTATAGTTCCTGGTTACACAACACCTCTTAGGCTTCTTCCCACCAAAATGCATCCGCGACTCACCAACGACGAGCACGCAAAAATGCTGAAACTTGCCAAAGCTCTTCCTTGTCATTTTGCCTTGG GGAGAAATAGAAATCTTCAAGGTCTAGCATGTGCTATTCTTAAGCTTTGGGAGAAAAGTTTGGTTGCAAAGATTGCTGTCAAGCTTGGTGTCCAGAATACCAACAATGAACTGATGGCTCTGGAGTTGAAG AAATTAACAGGAGGTACCTTGCTGCTAAGGAATAAATATTACATTGTAATATATCGCGGGAAGGATTTCGTTCCAGCTAATGTGGCTGCCATTTTATCGGAAAGACAGCAATTGATGAAACAGGTGCAGGATGTTCAGAAGAAGGTGCGATGCAGAGCTATTGATGTAACTGGGGAAAATGAAATAAATACCCAAGCAGGATTGTCATATGAGTTCAATGAGGCTCAAGCATTCCGGGGAGGGGAAGTATCACCTGTAGAATGTGAGAAGATGATGAAAGAGGCTGCTGAAGCGAGTAATGTTAGGCTTATGAAAAAAATGGAACGCAAACTAGTTGTT ATACATGAAGAGGCCGATGTCAAAATAGATGCATCTCTGGTTCCAGCTAGTCCTGATAATAGGAGGGAAAAAATCACAGATGAAGAACGTGTTATGTTCCGTGTGGTTGGTTTAAAAATGAAGGTGTACTTACAACTTG GTACACGTGTTGTTTTTGATGGTGTCATTGAGAATATGCATTTGCATTGGAGGCATCGAGAGCTTGTTAAATTAATAACAAGAGAAAAAAACCTTGCTTTTGTTGAAGAAATAGCTGGTTTACTGGAATACAAGAGTGGTGGTATACTGGCAGCAATAGACAGACTTCCCAAAggattttctcttatttactATCGTGGGAAAAGTTATAGGCGGCCAATTACTCTCCGACCTAGAAACCCTTTAATGAAGGCAAAAGCATTGCAGTGTTCAACATCCATGCAACGACACGAG AGTGAGGATGAAGGCTTATCATCTAGGTGA
- the LOC131631054 gene encoding synaptotagmin-5-like, with translation MLSFLFQFLNFSMRTSSKNLEQASVKLLKLKDNNNSRISFFLILIFIACFIHKCLFSFSNWFPLALALWASSQYGNYQRKLLEEDLNKKWSRIIVNTSPVTTLEQCEWLNQLLTQIWSNYFNPKLSNRLSAIVEKRLKLRKPRFIERVDVQEFSLGSRPPSLGLHGVRWSTSGDQRVLKMGFDWDTSEMSILMVAKLSVGAARIVINSLHIKGDLLVTPILDGKALLYSFVSTPEVKIGIAFGSGGSQSATELPGVSPWLVKLFTDTLVKTMVEPRRRCFSLPVVDLRKHVVGGMVYVSVISANRLSRSSFKGRQQNGTTNDCLGDNLSDKDLQTFIEVEAEELTRRTGLSPGSAPRWDTTFNMVLHDNTGIVRFNLYECPPNSVKYDYLACCEVKMKHVEDDSTIVWAIGPDSGVIAKHAKLCGEEVEMVVPFEGANSAELKVKIVVKEWQFSDGSHSMTNLSASSQKSLKGSSNLLSKTGRKLKITVVEAKDLAASDRFGKFDPYVKLQYGKVVVKTNIAPPPTTSTPVWNETFEVDEKNGDEYLIVKCFSEEIFGDENIGSAHVNLEGLMEGSIRDVWIPLEGVSSGELRLKIEAIRVDSKEGSKGPASGTANGWIEIVLIEARDLIAADLRGTSDPYVRVTYGNLKKRTKVVHKTLNPRWDQTLEFQDDGSPMILHVKDHNDFLPTSCIGECVVEYQGLPANQTSDKWIPLQGVKSGEIHIQITRKVPEMQTRQSIDSEHSLTKLHQVPSQIKEMTKKIRCLIEEGNLEELSTSLSELQTLEDTQEGYIAQLETEQMLLISKINELGKEIIKSSSSCSLSRSGN, from the exons ATGCTatctttcctttttcaatttcTGAATTTCTCAATGAGGACTAGTAGTAAGAATTTGGAACAAGCTTCAGTCAAGTTGTTAAAGTTGAAGGATAACAACAATTCACGGATTTCATTCTTTCTCATTCTCATTTTCATTGCTTGCTTTATTCACAAATGCCTCTTCTCTTTCTCCAATTGGTTCCCACTTGCACTTGCTCTTTGGGCTTCTTCACAA TATGGGAATTACCAGAGGAAACTACTTGAGGAAGACTTGAACAAGAAATGGAGTCGTATCATAGTCAACACCTCG CCTGTTACAACATTGGAACAATGTGAATGGTTGAATCAACTGTTGACGCAAATTTGGTCCAACTATTTTAATCCTAAGCTCTCAAATAGGTTATCAGCCATAGTAGAG AAACGTTTAAAGCTGCGGAAACCAAGATTTATA GAAAGAGTTGATGTGCAGGAATTTTCACTTGGATCACGCCCTCCGAGTTTGGGCCTTCACGGGGTTAGATGGTCAACCTCTGGTGATCAG CGAGTCCTGAAAATGGGTTTTGATTGGGACACAAGTGAGATGAGCATTTTGATGGTTGCTAAGCTTTCCGTCGGTGCTGCCAGAATTGTGATTAACAGTCTTCATATTAAGGGCGAT CTTCTTGTGACACCAATTTTAGATGGAAAAGCACTTTTGTACTCATTCGTATCAACACCTGAGGTTAAAATAGGAATTGCCTTTGGAAGTGGAGGCAGCCAATCCGCCACTGAGTTGCCTGGTGTTTCTCCTTGGCTG GTTAAACTTTTTACTGACACTTTGGTAAAGACCATGGTGGAGCCTAGACGCCGCTGTTTCAGTTTGCCTGTAGTTGATTTAAGGAAACATGTTGTTGGCGGCATGGTATATGTTTCAGTGATTTCCGCAAACAGACTTTCTAGGAGTTCCTTCAAGGGGAGGCAACAAAATGGCACAACCAATGACTGTTTAGGAGACAACTTGAGTGACAAGGACTTGCAGACATTTATAGAGGTAGAAGCAGAGGAGCTGACAAGGAGAACGGGCTTGAGCCCTGGTTCAGCTCCAAGATGGGATACAACATTTAATATGGTTTTACATGATAATACAGGAATAGTTCGCTTCAATCTTTACGAGTGCCCCCCCAACAGTGTGAAGTATGACTACTTAGCATGTTGCGAAGTTAAG ATGAAGCACGTGGAGGATGATTCAACAATAGTGTGGGCAATAGGGCCAGATTCTGGTGTAATAGCAAAACATGCAAAACTTTGTGGAGAGGAAGTTGAAATGGTTGTCCCATTTGAGGGGGCCAACTCAGCAGAG TTAAAGGTGAAAATTGTAGTAAAAGAGTGGCAGTTTTCTGATGGTTCTCATAGCATGACCAACCTCAGTGCCAGTTCTCAGAAATCACTAAAGGGATCATCAAATCTTCTTTCAAAAACTGGAAGGAAACTTAAGATAACTGTAGTCGAAGCAAAGGATCTAGCTGCGAGTGACAGATTTGGAAAATTTGACCCTTACGTTAAGTTACAGTATGGAAAG GTTGTTGTAAAAACAAATATTGCTCCCCCTCCTACTACTTCAACTCCTGTCTGGAATGAAACTTTTGAAGTAGATGAGAAAAATGGTGATGAATACCTAATTGTAAAATGCTTTAGTGAAGAAATTTTCGGAGACGAAAACATTGGTAGTGCACATGTAAATTTGGAAGGACTCATGGAAGGGTCAATCAGGGATGTATGGATCCCACTTGAAGGAGTTAGTTCTGGTGAATTAAGACTTAAAATAGAAGCAATTAGGGTGGACAGCAAAGAGGGATCAAAG GGTCCAGCTTCGGGCACGGCCAATGGTTGGATCGAAATTGTTCTTATTGAAGCGAGAGATCTTATTGCTGCTGATCTTAGAGGGACAAGTGATCCTTATGTGAGGGTAACCTATGGAAACTTGAAGAAAAGAACAAAG GTTGTACACAAAACTCTGAACCCTCGTTGGGACCAGACCTTAGAGTTCCAAGACGACGGAAGTCCCATGATACTGCATGTGAAAGACCATAATGATTTCCTTCCCACATCATGTATAGGTGAATGTGTTGTAGAATATCAAGGGCTTCCTGCGAACCAAACGTCTGACAAGTGGATACCTCTCCAAGGAGTGAAAAGTGGTGAGATTCACATCCAAATCACAAGAAAAGTTCCAGAGATGCAAACGAGACAGTCTATAGATTCTGAACATTCTTTGACTAAATTACACCAGGTTCCTAGCCAG ATAAAGGAGATGACGAAAAAGATACGGTGTTTAATAGAGGAAGGAAATCTGGAAGAGTTGTCTACAAGTTTGAGTGAGTTACAAACTCTAGAGGATACACAAGAAGGATATATAGCCCAGTTGGAGACGGAACAAATGCTTCTCATCAGCAAAATAAATGAACTGGGCAAAGAGATCATCAAGTCGTCGTCTTCTTGTTCCCTTAGCAGAAGTGGAAATTGA